In the genome of Polypterus senegalus isolate Bchr_013 unplaced genomic scaffold, ASM1683550v1 scaffold_1437, whole genome shotgun sequence, the window TGACACTCACGGATACCAAACAATTCATAAATACAAGGGggatgcaaaaaaagaaaacgggCAAGTGTCACAAATTAGTGACTAAGGAGAACACTGGGACAACTTTGACAAGGATGCAGGGTTTATCGttgtaaaaatacagaaatacgGTGGCAGCATTCATCAGATGTGCACATGAAAGCCGAGCCGTCCAAACACATCCCTGCCCTCTCTGCAGTAGGCATCTCGCCATCTCGAATAGACAGAGGGGGCTCTGAAGGGTAAAGGTTAGACCCTCGGGCTCAGAAGGACTACACAAGACGACCTGCGAGGTCCTAATGCATCCTGGTCATTTAACTACGATCCCCCAAACGGCACCAACACAGGGGGCACGACAGTGCAGGGGTCTGTAGGGAGGCCCAAGTCCAATGTCTGTGCCCACGCTGAAATGCCAGCTCTTCAATGTGATCATGCCTGTAACGTCTCGCGTTCTCAAATACCACCCTCAGCCGCAGGCAGCATCTTTGTACAAAAACAAACGAGTCTTCTGTATGATAGAAGGTGCCCAGGACCACATGTGAACTTCCTTTGATGATTTTCTAGTCGTCTACAGACAGCGATTCACGTCTGGGCATCAACACTGAATAAGGTCAATAAGCGCAGTCCGACAGATGAGATGGCGTTGAGGAGAGATGAGGGTGCCAAAGACAGAGCtggcaggcaagaggagaagaggacaTGACGGTGACgacgaggacaggaagaagatgatccactgtggcgacccctaacgggagcagccgaaagaagaacaagacGACGACGACGACGCTGCCATCTTTTTGAGTTGAAACGGCACCCATGGGGCAGAAACAAAGGAAGACGAGCAGTGAGGTGAAGTGCCCAGCCGCCTCCTTTTAAATGGCTGAACCGCACAACAATCGTTTAAAGGACGCTCTTCTCCATTCTAAAAGCCGACGTCATTTTGCGACGTGTGCTCAATGTCCAGACGTGGATCAGTGCCCGATGTCACTTAAACATGGGACTGATTTCTGTGCTGGACCCCCAGTTCTACttcatttccactctaaaacgcAGCAGcaggttttgtcattttttatttttttgaattgttCAAGTTGCTTCACTTTAGAGCACAGCGTCATATGAAACGTTAAGATTTACTGGACTTTGACTGTGAAGAACTAACAAATACCAAGCTTACCCAGTTACACACAAGTTCAATTCTGCCTCTCCCACCCCACCATGCCCAGCAATGCAAAGTAATGAGCAACCAAACAACTACTGACCACTCCATCCTGGTACAGCTTTGTCATCCATCCTTTCTTGAAGTTTAGCAGGTCGGGCTGTAAAAGAGACAAAGAGTCTTGTGATAAAGAGCAACACgtcctgccctgccctgccctgccctggcaGAAGACAATGCCCATCGCAGATCTGAACAGCGTCCGCGTGTAAAACAGAGGCAGCGACCCGCCGCTAAGACCGTGCAGGCCCAGAGGCTCCAAACCTGACCGACGGTCCCTCGGCCTCCACCCTGTTCAGGATTCTTGTACTAATTTGGCGCCTCTGCCCGCTTACTCACATCCAAGGGAGTGAGaactaaaaagaaatgttttatcaAGTTAGTAGAGAGCGCCCACAGCTCACACAGGGGACGAGACCACCTACCTTGTTCCCATTCAGCTTCATCGCCAGTGTCTGTGTGTGCTCACGTCCCCCCGTAAACGTCGAGCCCCAAAGCCGCCTGTTAAATCTATTAATAACTGGGAGAACACCAGCAGCTGTGGGTCACGTGCTGCTCCGCATAGCCCACCAGCACAGAGGGTGGTCATGGCAGCTTTTCCAAAGGGCCAGTAACacgttttttattttggacagtgGTATCTGACACGCCACCCCACAAGCAATGCAAGTCCGTAATGACACCAGAGAACGCAACGAGGAGCTGAAAAGATGGAATCTGCACGAAGGGCGCGTGACCGAGAACGtcacaagtgcaaagaaaggcccGACATGACACCTGCGGCTCGATCTGGACAGATGCCCACTGACCACCAAGAGCTCTCCTTCACGAGTTTCTGGTGTGCAAAAGAGCCAACAAGATACGCGCCAACACAAGACTCACTTCTTACACTCCTTCTAGGAACTAGAAGTCAAGTGGACAAAAATGTCACCAGTGCTTCACAGTGACAATAACTGCAAGCCTCGGACAGCAGAAATGAATCAAAGGTCAGACTAAGCAACACTCCTGGGCTCCGAGGATATCAGAAAATggtaaagaaagagagagagaaagagagaaagaaagaaagaaagagagagagagaaagagagaaagaaagaggcaaggctgaactaaaaaaaaaataaagcagacagTGGGTGGAAGAGAGGAacagaagaacaaaagaaagacCTTTTAGGGTTAGAGGAGAGTGTTGGGGGTTTAGCAGGCACTCAGGCAGATGTCACAAATTAGTGACAAAGGACAATGCTGGGCCAACTTTGACAAGGATGCAAGTTTATCAATGACatgcactgtatttataaaaGCTTTCTATTTCTGAAGGAGCCAAGTCACCAACGTGTCGATGCCAAGCTCACTGGGCCAATCAGCACACCGTTGGGCACATTCTGTGACAAGAAAGAGAGAAGGGGCGAGAGGGAGACAAAGCACAGTGACGACACTCCACTAGCCACCTACCAAACTCAATGACGCTCACGGAtatcaaacaattcagaaataCACGGGGGacacaaaaacagacaaatgtCACAAATTAGTGACAAAGGACAATGCTGGGCCAACTTTGACAAGGACGCAGGGtttatcaatataaaaataaataaataatacggTGGCAGCACTCATCAGATGTGCACATGAAAGCCGAGCCGTCCAAACACATCCCTGCCCTCTCGAATAGACAGAGGGGGCTCTGAAGGGTAAAGGTTAGACCCTCGGGCACAGGAGGACAACACAAGACGAGGTCCTAATGCATCCTGGTCATTTAACTACGATCCCCCAAACGGCACCAACACAGGGGGCACGACTGGACTTGGCCTGCGATACGCGTAGAAGGGTTTGGGCCTCTCGGCCTGCCACGGGGCAGCAGGGTGGTCTGCTTTGCTCCACTTGGCATGTCGCCACCAGCCCGCCATTTATTTCATCTGCACATTTTCAAAGAGCAGTGCAGCCCAAATGGATTTACAAACCGCAGACGTACAGAGTTACTGTGGCACAGTCAGCGTCTGACGTGAACACACGCGTGTGCCATGGAGAAATGGGCaggaaggagaggaaaacaaaagaacGCCAGCCAGGTAGGATCTCAAGGTCTGCTGGCTTTTGCCCCACAAACAGCTTCACatgcagtcagtcatttcccCCCCTAACTCAACTTATTTAATTAGGTgggcttttcttcctttttcttgaaTAGCAGCGTGAACTGCACATTTTAAAGATCTTCACACGGATTTCTGCTTTAGCTTTTAACGCTTGACGCtctcttgttgttttcctattcGTTGTTCTGCCACGTCACATGACCTTTTCAGTCGCCAGTAGTGTGCCACACTAGTCTGAAGTTGGCCAGAGCAGGTTTGACGGGCTCTGTGCCCATGAGAGATGCCAACCAGCGTGCGCTCAGCCAGATGCCCAATGCAAACAGCACAGCGCGGAGTTTGAGTGAGGAACGCGTGTGTTGGACCCTgcgaacagaacagaacagagtCGTCTCCTCCTCCGCCGTCTGCCAGCCTGGGTTTTATGTGCCAAGACAGTATAAATAATAAACGGCTAAGACTGTGGCTGAACTCGCCTCACCAGTACGGCCACTTGTCTGTCAGAAGAAGAGGTAAACCTGCAGTACTTTGTGCTGGACAGTCGTCACATTTGACACGGCCTGCGAATTCCAGCAGCTGTCCAGTCTGACATCCCAGCCAAGGTGAACTTGCGTAATGCGACTTCGGCTTTAACTCATAAGGCTGACAATTAGCAGCGAGGGGAACACACAGCTGGGCAACTCCTTCAGCGTCAGAACCCCTCAAGTGTCAAATGAAAACACGATATCTGAAACACCAGGATAAAAAGGAAGCCTTAAGTGACCCCCAGTACCAAACTAACACGCAGTACGCTGCACAATTACATTACAATGGATTTGTGTGTAGCCCAAAAGtggtgccgcagtgggctttaacaggccctgccgtttgacagacccccagctttgactctccaAGACGACAAGAAAAACCCCCGTAAGGAAAAAAAACTAGAAAGgcggttcaaagagagaccctttacctGGCAGTGGGGGGTCAAAACACCACAATACACAGCAGGACAAAACTCCAGGCATCCTCACCACAATACAAGAGAACAATACAAATATTACACGTGCAGAGCAGAACTCAATAGCAGacgatatcccataataggattcgGGTTTGTTCAGAGCTCTGGAgatcagcgctgggccagccaatccaatgaaaagacccctctacccggcgattcctgcgatcctccctTCTACCCGACATTCCAAACTTGACACCTTCTAATGCCACACCATACCAGCTTACCTCACGGACCCCAAAAACATACAAACTGGCAAACAGCAGCCTGCTTAATTCAGCCCAGCGCCCAATTAAACACAGAGCTTGGTTAGCCACATGTGGCACCCAGGGCTGGGCTTGAGGACCACTGGTCTACAGGCTCCAAAAGGATAAACAGCCAGCCCCCCAGTACTAAATCAGGACAAAGGTCGTTCATAACATCTACATATGATTAATGTCACTACCACCGTCACCAAGACAAGCACAGCTACAGTTAGATAAGGTGCCACacaagaggttgggcatcaaactaagagaagtggcagttcagggtgtgctgtgtggatgggtgcagaattggctctgaCACAGGAAGGGTgagggtgtgaggaacctcatcagaattaagagtggtgaccagcagggggcagtgcaggggccgctgccatttttaatatctgtaaatgatttagataggaacataaagaacaagctggtgaagttggcagatgataccaagataggtggattggcagatcatctggaatccgttatatcatcacagaaggacttggtcAGCAGACAGGCGcgggcagatgacatttaatgtcaggaAGTGTAAAGAGTGACAcacaggaagtcaaaatgtgaatacacaatgggggtctgaaaatcgagagaccaccttatgaggaggagttaggagtcgtagtggtcGACGTccagacagcgttcagaagccatgaagaaggctaacaggttatatggcgccttgacgtgtggagtacaagtcacaggaggtgacactcgggctttgtaacacactggtgaggcctcatctggactcCTGTGgtcagtttgggtctccataaagacacagcagcactagagagggtccagagaagagcgacgaggctgattatggggggctacagggggtgagttaggaggaaagattcaaagagctgagcctgaaggagatgaagaggagacctgactgaagtgtataaaatgatgaagggcatcagtccagtggatcagacggtgactttaaaacgaGCTCATCGAGAACACGCGGGGGGACACAGCTGGACACTTGTGAAGGGTGACtgtcacacaaacatcaggaaggtcttctttacacagagagccacagacacttggaatgagcgaccaggtagtgtggtgggcAGGAGGACTTGAGGGGCTTTCAGAAGAATGAAGTAGacaggactggtgggctttggtgggctgaatggcctgtcctcgtccagagtgttctcaTGTAGTTGTGTGCACCTTTACTgtggtgattttttatttttaattgctgcatTTTCATGCCAGCGCATACTTCTATTGTTTAAAGGCGCTAATGCAGACAATAGACAACAGAAATCAGGAAATAATCATCAGCTCACATGCCAGCCTTTGCTGTTAAAGGTTTCAAGGCGAGTGCCACCTCTGAATGAGTTCCTACAGTAACAATAAGAAGAGATCTCTATTACAAATACTTCAACTACGGCTTCACATCTGGCAAAGTGGGCAACTAGGTGGCACTCCTGTCCCACAGCTCCCACCCTTGCTGAGTACCACCTGTGTCAACTTTGAACCCCCCCCATATGTCTATATGGCTTTTTTCCCCTCCAGGTACTTCAAATATTCCCCATCAGTCAATTGTAAGTAAAGTGACTATGGGTGGGCATGAGTGTACCTTGCCTGGCATTTCATCCAGAGATGCTGATTTGACTTCAAGTTCAACACATACATTGTGAGATTGTGACAGCAGATCATTTGTCACTTATGACACCCCCAGCACAAGTGCCAGCTGACAGAGGCCGGACCCCAGCTGCTCCCTGCGGCTCAGCTTACCGTTATCGAGGACTCCGTGGTTCTCCTGTCTAGCGATTTGGCCCGTCTGCACGGACTGACGGGTAAAGAAGAAGCTTCTGGAACGGACCCTCCTTTTGAAGCTTCCAGGGTACAGTCCTGAACAAAGGACAAAAAAGAACAACTTTCAGCAGCACACATCAAAGTAAAACTCAGAGAACATAAAAGTCACACCGCATGGCACGTACTTGGAATTAATCAACGAGTACAAATGTACATCAAAGTTCAGAATGAAACTGTCGCTGTCTTAATATTTAAGTGGAATAAATAAGAAATGAAGCCAGTTAATTGCATGAGAAAGTGGCGGAGCTCGAGTCACAACACCAAGAGGACCAAAGACGACAAACAAGGGAACTTCTATTGTGAGCCTCATAGTGGAGGGGAAGACAGAAGACCGCCCGTCCGTCAGTCCGTCAGCCCGTCCAGCACCGACTCCAGGCGACTGACTGGCCCTTACTGCAGCTTTTCAGTCTCCCATCATGAAGAGGAGGTTTTCAGATTGTGCCAAGGGCACCGGTGGGTCGTTCACCCCGACGCAGATCTAGATCAGTGTGCCACCCGGTCACACCTTTAACTCAAGGTAACACCTTCCACCCCGAGGGGCTCTATACCTGCTTCAGAGGGATGGCGCGTCGTGCACTGCGGCCCAGCCGTGTGGAGCCAACAGACGTCCCTTGAGGTTCTGAGATACTGCTTTCGGCAATGGCGGCTGAGCTGGTCTCCATGTTCTCGGCATTCTCCACATCCAGCGTCTCAAATTTCTCAATCACCTGAGACCTCCTTAGTGGGGAAAAAGACGGCAGAATGAGTGCGAATCACCACTTTGCACAAAACCAATGAGCActtgtacagacagacagacagatactggCAGTCACTCCGCACTCCCACACTCCCACAATGCATCAGCAACGCGCCCTTTAAAAGGGCTCACACACATCCTGTGGTCTAGTGGGCACTGGAGTGCTTTACACAAGGGGTGAGAAACACTAGGGCAGGAAAGTCAAATGGCGGGCACACCGACACCACAGAGGCTACGTTATTTCTGGACGCTGCACATTTCCAAGGAGACAGAAGGAAAAGGCGATCAAAAATATGAAAGGTCAAGTGAAATCATGGCGCGATGCCACAGTGAACTTCATTTTCTTCAGCCCTCTGCCCCTGACCTCAAGTGGGCCTACAGTGCGTTCCTTCTTACTGGCAGCACTGACGACGCCCACAGATCTCCCATACTGGACACGTGGCGTGACGGTGCCAAACGTGACGCGTTCAAATGGCGGGCAGCTTCAGCATTTGACGTGCAGGCCTCGCCCCGATACCTTCACAGAAACATTCAGCATACGAGTGATTTGTGTGTCTTCACGGGCTGTAACACAATTTAAACACTGGGACTGTGAGTGGGTGGGGCAGAGGGCACCATTCAAACAGCTGATGGATGGCACGTCACCCCAGTGGACCTCTCCGGTGACTCCACCGTCACAATTCTTACAGAGGGCAGCAATCCCGTTTAACTGTGTATAGCGCCCCCCCACTTCAGGGTGCTATAATGCGTTCTCGGGTACAACGCGATTACCACTTACTGATTTCAAATTGTGGGGTCTTCACTATTGTGGTCACAGCTCTCGTCTCTGGCCAGGTGACGGGGCTTGTAAGGGCCACACTCCAGTGAATtgtgaaatgtttgtaatgttttccatccaacccgctatatccggactacagggtcatgggggtctgctggagccaatcccagccaacacagggcacaaggcaggaaacaacccccgggcagggcgccagcccacccaccgcagggcacacacacacacacacgggacaatttaggaccgccagtgcacctaacctgcaagtctttggactgtgcgattGTTTTACATGAAGGACAGAGAGACTCGGATCTCTGCATTGGAGAAACTCAAAGTGGCTCTTTTTGAAGGGTAccagcttaacatgcatcacagccCTGTGGTGGGCACATGAGAAGGCCACAGCCTCCTTCTAAGTATCACGAGGATCTCTATGGCCGTTCTGACCAGTCTCTACTCGGCCTGGCCATCATCTAGTCTCCGTCTTGGTGGCATTTTATGAACATGTCACTCAATTCCTACTCCATTCTCGCTCTGACCTCACGTAAGACTTAAGCCTCCATGCTAAGTGTTTGTACTTCTTTAGGTTGTGGAATTCTGGGACGGccttgccttcttcttcttcttcttcttctggttgctcccattaggggtcttcacagcagatcatcttctccatctctttctgtcacacccagcacatccataaaccttctcttaggccttaatCTTCTCCTCTTACccatcagctctatccttagcagcCTTCACCCAGTATACCcgtcatctctcctctgcacaggtccaaaccaacgccatctcgcctctctttgtcaccaaactgtccagcctgagctgaccctctgatgtcctcgtcacgcccaatggaaatcttagcatctttaactctgccaccgtctccaacccatataacatactgtagctggtGTCACTGctgccctgtagaccttccctgtctgtcactcttgctgatcccCGTCTGTCAccctcttccacactccccattcctctgtactgctgatcccaaacTCAAATGTGACATGGAACTTTCCTAAAAGTCCTCCGTCACTAATGGACGGATGGCCAGCGTTGACTGACCAGTCACCTGGCTCTTGTCATTTTCGCCCACTGTCACTGTGGTACCTGCAGTGTCACTTCTTTCAGTCTCCTTGCATGTCATTCTAATGTGCCCACCACAGCCCTGAGTTCAAACTCTTCTGTGGAGTCCTGGTGGTCTCCCCGTCTGCCCAGGTGTCCATTTTCCTCGTATATCGTTAAGGCACGCGGGCTACGAGGGCCAGCGAGTCCACAACAACAAGCGCGAGTGTCCAGATGATGAGCGCCGTCACCTCTGTTAGTTAACGGGCCGCTCCTCTTGTCTAAAATGGAGGCTCCAAACTCCTCGTGCTTGACATTTCACGCCTTCACCTTCTAAAGTACATCAGCGGTACTGAAACTTCGAGGCACCCCGGTGCTTGCACTGCACCACCTTCCACAGGGAGCTCATGTGCCACAACCAGAATGGCAGAACAGTCGAGGAGATCAAAGGGGTGGGCACCGCGGTTTACcgatttaaaaatgaaaccacTTTATCAGGACGTGAGAGGCCGGACGGCTGCTCCTCTTTGAATCGGCGTAGGCGGTTTGTTGATAGAAGCTGCATTTTCCAAAATGGCTGTAACGTCAGTGGGTACTTTAATAACGACCCCTGAACGGGCAGACAGACTCAAAATGTGTGAATTACCTTTAAATTCTACAGCCAGACAGACATACGCACGCACACGTAGACAAACACACAAACTGAAAACGAACGTCTAATTCATTAGCGAAGGCTGCCCTTCCCATCACTGACTGCTAAATCGGGACATCACAAGGGTCTTTAAAGAATTCTGGGTCTGTCCGAGAGCCCCCTGCCTACAGTACGGGTGAAGCAGCGCTAGATGGCACAGCACAAAGGTGGAGAACAAAAGTGATCCATGCAGTGcaatgagacaaagagcagcGAATCCTCATCAAATCAAGTGACAACAATGAATCAGAAGAAGAAAAGGCAGCCATACGGCTTCATTCAGCAGCAGAACATCGCCAGGTCAGCATGGGCACAGATTGGAGGTGAAATGGAAGCAAGCAGGCGGAGCGAGTCGGGCAGCAACATGGCAGGAGAAGGCAGAGCGGGAGAGTGGCAAGTCCTGGAGAgacaaaacagaagagagagagagaggactgaAGGGGGTGACAGATGGCTCTGGCAACACACCAATGAAATGGTGGCATGATGTGCCCACAAACTACTAGACCATTATCATCATCTTCGCACGAAGCTAAGTGTCACCAGGGAGGCATGCCAAGTCTACATGGATGACACGACCGTCCAGCACCAACTCCTGCTGAGCCCTGGTTAGGCTGACCAGGCAGTTACCCAACTAGAATACTTTGCCATCACATGACATACAAAATGAATGGGTGCCAGTCTGCTATTACTATGGCACAGATCACCAGGATTAGTCTCAAGGCAACTGACAAGctaaataaaggaaatgaatgGCTGCTGGGTGACGTTTAAGGACGGCCACTCTGGTGACAGTGACCTTTCACTGTTACTTTTCAGAAACCATTCCAAAATAAAGAAGTGCCACACATACGCCAAGTGAAAGGCAGTTTCTCCAAATGAAGCCCTGCTTGGAATGTTCCTCCGAGATTGAATCCACTGCTGTGCTGTTCCTTTACGATGACACGAATGCAAAGGACTCATGCAGCCCAGCCCTGCCCAGCCCTGCCCAGCGTTACGTGGCACAAGCACCGGCTCTCAAGGGCTCTTACCTTCTCTCTTGGCCAAAGAGACGAACCACTTCCTCCCGGCCAGGGCTGCGTGCCCGTGTTCTTTGCTCCAGCCGCTTCCTCTCCACCTGGAAGGCATCCCGATTGCTGATCCTTTTGGCTTTTGGGATGTCGGCAAGGGTGGCATATTCCCTTGTATTCCGGCTTGACTGGCATGCTCCTGCCTTTTCAATTTGGGTCCCCCCGCCACCAGCCCCCCGGCTCTCCCAGCTTGCTCCACTAGTCTGTGTGGCGCTGCTTGCCTCAGAGTCCAGGGAGCTTTGGGATGAGCTGATGGCTGAAGACCCATTGGAGTGGAAGGGACCTGGGGAAAGGAAAGGGTCGCTGTACTCCGGAGAGCGGCAGGGG includes:
- the LOC120521032 gene encoding myosin phosphatase Rho-interacting protein-like, with product MNGHIEPGPAKVAVTSSGASSTILSVEKVPSSKSTLWQEEPRGRSHIPCSRSTPSLCQASVPPAVTTRAPKAESESGSTEHVDGGRKARVESGYFSLEKTKPEAKTPEETLPQPPQHLQYASPSRYSYPDAESPNPCRSPEYSDPFLSPGPFHSNGSSAISSSQSSLDSEASSATQTSGASWESRGAGGGGTQIEKAGACQSSRNTREYATLADIPKAKRISNRDAFQVERKRLEQRTRARSPGREEVVRLFGQERRRSQVIEKFETLDVENAENMETSSAAIAESSISEPQGTSVGSTRLGRSARRAIPLKQDCTLEASKGGSVPEASSLPVSPCRRAKSLDRRTTESSITPDLLNFKKGWMTKLYQDGVVSSCLVAHYFALLGM